A single genomic interval of Lathyrus oleraceus cultivar Zhongwan6 chromosome 7, CAAS_Psat_ZW6_1.0, whole genome shotgun sequence harbors:
- the LOC127100696 gene encoding pentatricopeptide repeat-containing protein At2g21090, with amino-acid sequence MPMPSSFPTRNFKRFKPTDLCIVKPILSSRTNLSEAVSSLDLLHPKGIRLPSNVLVTLLRRCSDTKSYREGKLVHLHLKLTGFKRPTTLIANHLIHMYFCCGDYVHARKVFDKMEVRNLYSWNNMLSGYVKLGMMKQARSMFYQMSDKDYVSWNTMVVGYAHCGRFSEALRFYGQLRRLCIGYNEFTFASVLIVCVKLKEFELCRQIHGQVFVVGFLCNVVVSSSIVDAYAKCGKMEDARRLFDEMSARDIPAWTTLVSGYALCGDMESAAEMFSQMPKKKSYSWTSLIGGYARNGMGHKALGVFRKMIEQKVRPDEFTFSNCLFACATIASLKYGKQVHAFLVRNNIRPNPVVVSAIVDMYAKCGRMETAWRVFNFNGNMQDVVLWNTMISALAYYAYGNDAVMMFNDMLKSGVKPNRTTFIAILNACSHSGLVHEGLQIFKSMNNEHGVDPDLEHYAHLIDLFGRAGCFNELMKDLFMMDCKPGDHVWYSLLGVCRLNGSIRLGREVTEFLIKWQPQSSAAYAVLSSIYVALLKWGLAEEVRHIMNERRMRKDLSISWVEIENEVHAFTNGLHPLKETLYSALGHLNNQIEDNALHLTER; translated from the coding sequence ATGCCAATGCCATCATCATTCCCAACTCGCAACTTTAAGCGCTTCAAACCCACCGATCTGTGCATCGTCAAACCCATTCTCTCTTCCCGAACCAATCTCTCCGAAGCCGTTTCATCTCTTGACCTTTTGCACCCCAAAGGCATTCGCTTACCCTCCAACGTTCTCGTCACTCTCTTGCGCCGTTGCTCCGACACCAAGTCTTACCGTGAGGGTAAGCTTGTTCACCTTCATTTGAAGCTTACAGGTTTTAAACGCCCCACCACTCTTATTGCTAACCATTTGATTCATATGTACTTCTGTTGCGGGGATTATGTTCATGCACGCAAGGTGTTTGATAAAATGGAGGTTAGAAATTTGTATTCTTGGAATAATATGCTTTCTGGGTATGTTAAATTGGGGATGATGAAACAAGCTAGGAGTATGTTTTATCAAATGTCTGACAAGGATTATGTGTCCTGGAACACTATGGTGGTCGGTTATGCACACTGTGGGAGATTTAGTGAGGCTTTGAGGTTTTATGGACAGTTGAGGAGATTGTGTATTGGTTATAATGAGTTTACGTTTGCCAGTGTATTGATTGTttgtgtgaaattgaaagaatTTGAACTTTGTAGGCAGATTCATGGGCAGGTTTTTGTTGTTGGGTTTTTATGCAATGTGGTTGTTTCCAGCTCAATtgtagatgcttatgcaaaaTGTGGTAAAATGGAAGATGCAAGGAGATTGTTTGATGAAATGTCCGCGAGGGATATTCCTGCCTGGACGACGTTAGTTTCAGGGTATGCTTTATGCGGGGATATGGAATCAGCTGCTGAAATGTTCAGTCAGATGCCTAAGAAAAAATCATATTCATGGACGTCTTTGATAGGCGGTTATGCAAGAAATGGTATGGGTCATAAAGCTCTTGGAGTGTTTAGAAAGATGATCGAGCAAAAAGTTAGGCCTGATGAATTTACTTTCAGTAATTGCCTGTTTGCCTGTGCTACTATTGCTTCACTGAAGTATGGTAAACAAGTACATGCATTTTTAGTGCGTAATAACATCCGACCTAATCCTGTTGTTGTAAGTGCTATTGTTGACATGTATGCAAAGTGTGGGAGAATGGAGACTGCCTGGCGAGTCTTTAATTTCAACGGAAATATGCAAGATGTAGTGTTGTGGAACACCATGATATCAGCACTAGCTTACTATGCATATGGTAATGACGCAGTTATGATGTTCAATGATATGCTGAAATCAGGAGTGAAGCCAAATAGGACCACCTTTATTGCAATTCTAAATGCATGTAGTCACTCTGGCCTTGTTCATGAAGGGCTTCAGATTTTCAAGTCCATGAATAACGAGCATGGTGTTGACCCTGACCTAGAACACTATGCACACCTAATTGATCTTTTTGGTCGAGCTGGGTGTTTTAATGAGTTGATGAAGGATTTATTCATGATGGATTGTAAACCAGGGGACCATGTTTGGTATTCTTTGCTTGGTGTATGTAGGTTGAATGGAAGTATACGACTTGGCAGAGAAGTAACTGAATTCCTTATTAAATGGCAGCCTCAATCTTCCGCCGCTTATGCAGTACTTTCTAGTATATATGTTGCACTTCTGAAATGGGGATTGGCTGAGGAAGTAAGACATATTATGAATGAGAGACGCATGAGGAAAGATCTATCCATTAGTTGGGTTGAAATTGAAAATGAGGTCCATGCTTTCACAAATGGATTGCATCCTTTGAAGGAAACATTGTACTCAGCTTTGGGGCACTTAAATAACCAGATAGAAGACAATGCCTTACACCTAACTGAAAGATAG